The Pungitius pungitius chromosome 8, fPunPun2.1, whole genome shotgun sequence genome has a window encoding:
- the LOC119194295 gene encoding keratin, type II cytoskeletal 8-like: MSTRAMKTTTFSNVSSSRGPSQGFSSRSCSGYGGQSGGRPSYAVRSSYGGLGSSGTSVGTGGFKLASGYIGGGSGQRGGGVEFGYGGYGGFGGGMGGMANEGMNPITAVTVNKSLLAPLNLEIDPTIQMVRTQEKEQIKTLNNRFASFIDKVRFLEQQNKMLETKWKLVQEQTTSRSNVDAMFEAYIANMRKQLDNLGHEKVKLESDMHHMTGLVEDFKNKFEDEINKRNECENNFVLLKKDSDAAYMIKVELESKLDGLSDEIEFLRQIYDTEIHELQSQIKDTSVVVEMDNSRNLDMDAIVAEVRAQYEDIANRSRAEAESWYQTKYAEMQQSAGQYGDDLKSTKAEISDMNRRIMRLQSEIEMVKSQRNNLEAQIAEAEERGELAVKDAKLRIRDLEEALQRAKQDMTLQVRQYQELMNVKLALDIEIATYRKLLEGEEYRLATGIKTNISKHTSVNYNAFGLESSRTPSYVSCSFDGVKPSSGSVDALDGATVKSTTVTKTETMVVKTEGKKEEEKEEEEKQQVASEEPAAVESKEEVERVEAEAVAE, from the exons ATGTCTACCAGAGCCATGAagaccaccaccttctccaaTGTATCCTCCTCCAGGGGCCCGTCCCAGGGCTTCAGCAGCCGCTCCTGCTCCGGCTACGGTGGACAGAGTGGTGGCAGGCCGAGCTACGCTGTCCGCAGCTCCTACGGGGGATTGGGCAGCAGTGGCACTTCTGTGGGCACCGGGGGGTTTAAATTGGCCAGTGGGTATATTGGCGGGGGGTCTGGACAAAGAGGAGGTGGGGTAGAGTTTGGCTACGGGGGCTATGGGGGCTTTGGTGGCGGAATGGGTGGCATGGCCAATGAAGGGATGAATCCCATCACTGCGGTGACGGTGAACAAGAGCCTGCTGGCTCCCCTGAACCTGGAGATTGACCCCACCATCCAGATGGTCCGCACacaggagaaggagcagatcAAGACCCTCAACAACCGCTTTGCTTCCTTCATTGACAAG GTACGTTTCCTAGAACAGCAGAACAAAATGCTGGAGACCAAGTGGAAACTTGTGCAGGAGCAGACCACGTCTCGCTCAAACGTCGACGCCATGTTCGAAGCCTACATTGCCAACATGCGTAAGCAGCTAGACAACTTGGGACACGAAAAAGTCAAACTCGAGTCCGACATGCATCATATGACGGGCCTGGTGGAGGACTTCAAAAACAA GTTTGAGGATGAGATCAACAAGCGCAACGAGTGTGAGAACAACTTTGTCCTACTGAAGAAG GACAGTGATGCAGCCTACATGATAAAAGTGGAACTGGAATCCAAACTGGATGGGCTCTCTGATGAGATTGAGTTCCTGAGGCAGATTTATGATACA GAAATCCATGAGTTGCAGAGCCAGATCAAGGACACATCAGTTGTGGTGGAGATGGACAACAGCCGTAACCTTGACATGGACGCCATCGTTGCAGAAGTGCGCGCCCAGTATGAAGACATCGCCAACCGCAGCAGAGCCGAGGCTGAGTCCTGGTACCAGACCAAG TATGCAGAGATGCAGCAGTCAGCAGGTCAATATGGTGATGATCTGAAATCAACCAAAGCTGAGATCTCTGACATGAACCGCAGGATAATGAGGCTGCAGTCTGAAATTGAAATGGTTAAATCACAG CGAAACAATTTAGAAGCACAGATTGCAGAGGCTGAGGAGCGCGGTGAGCTGGCAGTTAAGGACGCTAAACTCCGCATCAGAGACCTGGAAGAAGCGCTCCAGAGAGCCAAGCAGGACATGACCCTTCAAGTCCGCCAGTACCAGGAACTGATGAATGTCAAGCTGGCTCTGGACATAGAGATTGCCACCTACAGGAAGCTGCTGGAAGGAGAGGAGTACAG GTTGGCAACTGGAATCAAGACCAATATATCCAAGCATACTT CTGTGAACTACAACGCCTTCGGCCTGGAGAGCTCCCGAACTCCTTCCTACGTCAGCTGCTCCTTCGATGGAGTCAAGCCCAGCAGTGGTTCAGTCGATGCCCTCGATGGAGCAACAGTGAAGAGCACCACAGTCACTAAGACAGAAACCATGGTGGTCAAGActgagggaaagaaggaggaggagaaggaggaagaagagaagcagcaAGTGGCAAGCGAGGAGCCAGCCGCCGTAGAGagcaaggaggaggtggagcgggTGGAGGCTGAAGCTGTGGCTGAGTGA